A genome region from Proteus vulgaris includes the following:
- a CDS encoding DMT family transporter yields the protein MTIIMILLAVVGGAMLSIQAAINGQLGSKVGVFKSAFLTFSVGALVTALLIFFFEPKHALTLMDVPKWQLLGAIFGVPYIVIMVLAVQRIGTAVATVAVIFGQLTMSMLIDNFGWLGNEAISFSLSRLSAVICLGIALFFIYSSSKPKAVPTKKNLQQETVNT from the coding sequence ATGACTATTATCATGATCCTTCTCGCCGTCGTCGGTGGTGCTATGTTGAGTATCCAAGCGGCTATCAATGGCCAGCTGGGCAGCAAGGTCGGCGTATTCAAAAGTGCGTTCCTGACATTTTCTGTAGGCGCGCTGGTGACGGCGTTGCTGATCTTTTTTTTCGAGCCCAAACACGCTCTGACTTTGATGGATGTGCCTAAATGGCAATTGCTAGGCGCAATATTTGGCGTACCATATATCGTTATTATGGTTCTAGCCGTTCAACGTATTGGCACAGCAGTTGCTACGGTCGCGGTCATTTTTGGCCAGTTAACCATGAGCATGCTGATTGATAACTTCGGCTGGCTAGGCAATGAGGCAATCTCGTTCTCCTTAAGCAGACTTAGTGCCGTTATCTGTTTGGGTATCGCACTTTTTTTCATTTACTCTAGCAGCAAGCCAAAAGCCGTACCGACGAAAAAAAATCTGCAACAGGAAACCGTTAACACATAA
- a CDS encoding DUF1983 domain-containing protein, with the protein MQAEFSQTGDGVVTHSINITIVHDKVKYNAAGQVISAQVKNGKLESFFGYNANNFAWYNPVNGKMELFMYAKNGQFFIKEAFLDKANVREMVLSEAIKSKNYELGKTGFNIDANTGNAEFNNATFRGTIDGADGNFNGTVKAGKLIGNIVSISDEIYINDRWKGDGIKELFKFKQRDTPCYLWVSGSLHQEDYIPDWFGTKTPNGALMGYMAPFMGDGRGVAEIYVDGIFNVKTVSVWSGNTSNARKDEYVCNEFVVKIPAGKGISSVGIKIPYATGGVAGEWTEFILRGRVFAFPDSSEEFLIN; encoded by the coding sequence ATGCAGGCTGAATTTAGCCAGACCGGTGACGGTGTTGTCACTCACTCAATTAATATCACGATTGTTCATGACAAGGTTAAATATAACGCAGCAGGGCAAGTGATTAGTGCTCAAGTTAAGAATGGAAAGCTCGAATCATTCTTTGGTTACAATGCGAATAACTTTGCTTGGTATAACCCTGTAAATGGCAAGATGGAATTATTCATGTATGCCAAAAATGGGCAGTTTTTTATTAAGGAGGCGTTTTTAGATAAAGCGAATGTTCGTGAAATGGTGTTATCTGAAGCTATAAAGTCCAAGAATTACGAATTAGGTAAGACGGGATTTAATATTGATGCTAATACGGGTAATGCTGAATTTAATAATGCGACATTTCGGGGAACTATCGATGGTGCGGATGGAAATTTTAATGGAACAGTTAAGGCCGGAAAGCTAATAGGAAATATTGTTTCAATTTCTGATGAGATTTATATAAATGATAGATGGAAAGGCGATGGAATAAAAGAGTTGTTTAAATTTAAACAACGAGACACCCCATGTTATTTGTGGGTTAGCGGTTCACTACATCAAGAAGATTATATCCCTGACTGGTTTGGAACAAAAACACCAAACGGGGCATTAATGGGGTATATGGCTCCATTCATGGGAGATGGTAGAGGGGTTGCTGAAATTTATGTTGATGGAATTTTTAATGTCAAAACAGTCTCGGTCTGGTCAGGAAATACATCGAATGCTAGAAAAGATGAATATGTTTGCAACGAATTTGTCGTAAAAATACCAGCGGGAAAGGGAATTAGTAGTGTTGGTATAAAAATACCTTATGCGACCGGAGGGGTTGCTGGAGAGTGGACGGAGTTTATTCTCAGGGGGAGAGTTTTTGCATTTCCTGATTCAAGCGAAGAATTTCTAATTAATTAA
- a CDS encoding RloB family protein, whose amino-acid sequence MSDKLFQKRKAKKIAELGRKSAKKESYDRILIVTEGEKTEPNYFNEIIRLYKLSSANVKVDGSCGPSPKTVVQYAIELAKEEERSKRIPFDKIYCVIDKDAHPCYKEAHEIARDTKLKGELIIISSVPSFEFWLLLHFIFTTKSYQQQKKNSTGKQVLSDLKKYIPDYNKGMIDIFSQLEDKLPTAIKNAIAVNKKAAEYQTDMPTTKVYELVQKLTNLKS is encoded by the coding sequence ATGTCTGATAAACTTTTTCAAAAAAGAAAAGCTAAAAAGATAGCTGAGTTAGGAAGAAAATCTGCTAAAAAAGAGTCTTATGATCGAATATTGATAGTAACTGAAGGTGAAAAAACAGAGCCCAATTATTTTAATGAAATAATTAGATTATATAAATTAAGTAGTGCTAATGTAAAAGTTGATGGTAGTTGTGGCCCATCACCTAAAACGGTTGTGCAGTATGCAATAGAGTTAGCTAAAGAAGAAGAGCGAAGTAAAAGAATACCTTTCGACAAGATATATTGTGTTATTGATAAGGATGCACATCCTTGTTATAAAGAAGCTCATGAAATAGCCAGAGATACTAAACTTAAAGGTGAATTGATTATAATTAGTTCTGTTCCTTCATTTGAATTTTGGCTACTTCTTCATTTTATTTTTACAACAAAGAGTTATCAGCAGCAAAAGAAAAACAGTACAGGCAAACAGGTATTATCTGATCTTAAAAAATATATACCAGATTACAATAAAGGTATGATTGATATCTTCTCTCAATTAGAAGATAAATTGCCTACTGCGATTAAGAATGCAATTGCAGTAAATAAAAAGGCTGCGGAGTATCAAACTGATATGCCAACTACAAAAGTTTATGAATTGGTTCAAAAGTTGACAAATCTCAAAAGTTAA
- a CDS encoding phage tail tape measure protein has translation MSQQIADLTINLGAETADFSQQMGRVERQLQETAEKAEASQRRMAQLVEQQAQSARSSAESTAQSLQELNNQQEISQQQRADYYQRIAQEEARAAIESRKQADAFLEQAQSVGQTRNALEQLTEVLNKSTKAYDKLKITGEQFAEIQNVTKSRIRAIQDQQDANTERYYKQIEAVKGLSGSESALRAIQAQLNQEVKKGTIHQRDYQVLISAITSESMKLRREEESLTQQKTRFIQRLKEQVATQNLSREQMLRYQASQLGVSSSAEIYIRRLSESNKETKEFDKNSKSLSGRLQGIANSFHMGSLVRGGIWGGITAGLTGVAKLAYDAEREFSQFNKQLILTGNYANKSASQLNEMARTLAGGGITRGEMASSISSVVGTGVFSNNEISRVSKAAAQMNYITGQAIDTTIDQFKRLQDEPLQMSLELEKANHHLTASQLEQIRTLELQGNKTEAARLAIDAYAQSINDGANDIVENLGYLESAWVGIKNAAKEGWDAMLDIGREKTLAEQIREQENLLRNLNNVGIAPQYRINEIQEKISSLNEQKFQQDLRSAQDQAEKVANQLEVNKFRTRDEWSSFLSYETKRKNKIAQFDAVKYAFTEDEQKEIIERINFVLRDRQMPGTGKGKGYVVPAGDREEEKASRDLLALQAQLEVLKKHQGANDVISQQRKDFQKEQAQFAILEQAQLTRRLTNAEKSLLSDKENILAQKEKLALVGDEVALQDRLNKMQDQADKYIAQQSEKRKAIEESMGKSAREQQRYLERAQLLAGQKDSPHLNNMLAEQQKTYEVEDQKRADWLAGAQTAWGNYKDTALDVNSQVQNATSMALNGFSSQLTNVLFEGEANFKDFTKSILKMLTDILIKMSLVKGIEAMGFGFGAPVANADGGVYNSASLSAYSGQIVHKPTMFAFAKGAGLMGEAGPEGIFPLRRGADGKLGVIAKMPNQGSGVTQHYHINIQNDGSNGQIGPEALKKVYEISKRGAQDYIMSQRRDGGAM, from the coding sequence ATGAGCCAACAAATAGCCGATCTCACGATTAACTTAGGCGCTGAGACAGCAGATTTCAGCCAGCAAATGGGGCGTGTTGAACGTCAACTGCAAGAAACCGCAGAAAAAGCCGAAGCCAGTCAACGACGCATGGCTCAACTGGTTGAACAGCAAGCGCAATCTGCTCGCAGTTCTGCAGAGAGTACTGCGCAATCTCTTCAAGAACTTAACAATCAACAAGAAATTTCTCAGCAACAACGAGCGGATTATTATCAGCGGATCGCACAGGAAGAAGCGCGTGCAGCTATTGAATCACGCAAACAAGCCGATGCTTTTTTAGAGCAAGCTCAAAGTGTTGGGCAAACGAGAAATGCACTCGAACAACTCACTGAGGTTTTAAATAAATCAACAAAGGCTTATGACAAGCTCAAAATTACAGGTGAGCAGTTTGCCGAAATTCAGAATGTCACTAAATCAAGAATAAGGGCAATACAAGATCAGCAAGACGCGAATACTGAGAGATATTATAAACAAATTGAAGCCGTTAAAGGCCTATCCGGCAGTGAATCGGCGTTAAGAGCGATTCAGGCTCAGTTAAACCAAGAAGTGAAAAAAGGCACTATCCATCAGCGCGATTATCAGGTGCTTATTTCTGCTATTACTTCAGAGTCAATGAAGTTACGCCGAGAAGAAGAGTCTCTAACACAACAAAAAACACGGTTTATTCAGCGACTAAAAGAACAGGTTGCCACTCAAAATTTAAGTCGTGAACAGATGTTGCGTTATCAAGCTTCTCAACTTGGCGTCAGTTCTTCAGCCGAGATCTATATTCGTCGATTATCTGAATCGAACAAAGAAACTAAAGAGTTTGATAAAAACAGTAAGTCATTATCTGGTCGTCTTCAAGGTATTGCCAACTCCTTTCATATGGGCTCATTGGTTCGTGGTGGTATTTGGGGAGGAATTACTGCTGGTTTAACGGGCGTTGCAAAATTAGCTTATGATGCAGAAAGAGAGTTTTCCCAATTTAACAAGCAGTTGATATTAACGGGTAACTACGCAAATAAATCCGCGAGCCAATTAAATGAAATGGCACGGACACTGGCTGGTGGCGGTATTACGCGTGGTGAAATGGCATCATCCATTTCGAGTGTTGTTGGTACAGGCGTATTTTCAAATAATGAGATTTCCCGTGTTTCAAAAGCGGCCGCACAGATGAATTACATCACAGGGCAGGCGATTGATACCACGATTGATCAGTTTAAACGCTTGCAAGATGAACCGCTTCAAATGTCGCTTGAATTAGAAAAAGCGAATCACCACCTCACGGCATCCCAATTAGAGCAAATCAGAACGCTCGAATTACAAGGTAATAAAACTGAAGCAGCACGATTGGCAATCGATGCTTATGCGCAATCTATCAATGATGGTGCTAATGATATTGTTGAAAATCTTGGATACTTAGAGTCGGCATGGGTAGGCATTAAGAACGCAGCAAAAGAAGGCTGGGATGCCATGCTTGATATAGGTAGAGAAAAAACACTAGCAGAGCAAATTAGGGAGCAGGAAAACTTATTAAGGAATTTAAATAATGTTGGGATTGCACCTCAATATAGAATAAATGAGATACAGGAAAAGATTTCATCTTTAAATGAGCAAAAATTTCAACAAGACCTTAGAAGTGCTCAGGATCAAGCTGAAAAAGTAGCCAATCAATTAGAGGTTAATAAATTCAGGACAAGAGATGAGTGGAGTAGTTTCTTAAGTTACGAAACGAAACGAAAGAATAAAATTGCACAATTCGATGCAGTAAAATATGCATTTACCGAGGATGAGCAAAAAGAAATAATCGAAAGAATTAATTTTGTACTTAGAGATCGCCAAATGCCCGGCACGGGTAAAGGTAAGGGATATGTAGTACCTGCTGGCGATCGTGAAGAGGAAAAAGCCTCTCGTGATTTATTGGCATTACAGGCTCAATTGGAAGTTCTTAAGAAGCATCAGGGTGCTAATGATGTTATTAGCCAACAACGCAAAGATTTTCAAAAAGAGCAGGCGCAATTTGCAATTTTAGAACAAGCACAATTAACGCGTCGATTAACTAACGCGGAAAAATCTTTATTATCAGATAAAGAAAACATTCTTGCTCAAAAGGAAAAACTTGCATTAGTGGGTGATGAAGTTGCTTTGCAAGATCGTTTAAATAAGATGCAAGATCAGGCTGATAAATACATTGCTCAACAATCGGAAAAACGTAAAGCGATTGAAGAAAGTATGGGTAAATCAGCAAGAGAGCAACAACGGTACTTAGAACGCGCTCAATTGCTTGCTGGACAAAAAGACAGTCCGCATCTGAATAATATGTTAGCCGAGCAACAAAAAACCTATGAAGTTGAAGATCAGAAGCGGGCTGATTGGTTAGCGGGTGCCCAAACCGCGTGGGGCAACTATAAAGACACCGCTCTTGATGTTAACTCTCAAGTGCAAAACGCAACATCAATGGCGCTTAATGGGTTTAGTAGTCAGTTAACCAACGTATTATTTGAAGGTGAAGCTAATTTCAAAGACTTTACAAAATCCATTCTTAAAATGCTAACGGATATTTTAATTAAAATGTCATTAGTTAAAGGAATAGAGGCGATGGGCTTTGGTTTTGGTGCACCAGTAGCGAATGCAGATGGTGGAGTTTACAACTCAGCTAGTTTAAGTGCTTACAGTGGACAGATCGTTCATAAGCCTACTATGTTTGCGTTTGCAAAAGGTGCTGGTTTGATGGGAGAGGCAGGCCCAGAAGGTATTTTCCCTTTGCGTCGTGGTGCTGATGGAAAACTAGGTGTTATCGCTAAAATGCCCAATCAAGGATCAGGAGTTACTCAGCATTATCATATTAATATTCAAAATGACGGTAGCAATGGTCAGATAGGGCCTGAAGCATTGAAAAAAGTTTATGAGATCAGTAAGCGAGGTGCTCAGGACTATATTATGAGCCAACGTCGGGATGGTGGAGCTATGTAG
- a CDS encoding pyocin knob domain-containing protein, which yields MIYTTGTVSTVSGSAIVRGTGTKFKNNNPAINIGMTILIKSGNTNIPYMIKSVNSDTELVLAQPALATTTNTTFSIHITEPDNNSDAARTMVAINAYTQYFLDAMNTWMTETGQTKIEMPNGEVITLDSIKKMQGDISKKADDNKTVHIGDFGVGAVNRLNAKNLNEVIIAGDYQQDATNEATLERNYPIKEAGALRVAQTVGGWALGGCIQEYTTYLSARKFIRVRVSVDWYPWEEMPNRHTSETQRFNGQLMSYNGIFSSDKNNPNDYFGFLKAIRGNQYGIYSNVSGVGGFTVKIPQKSGEMMLVGDHGVGGKAGYVTDSDLKDPLRGSYFFSQGANVGSNYFGSYGSGISLQYDNNISFKFFVAGNGITITECLNAGNQRRNVLWGSVNTTLDSNGFIKRASPIIDINPDGTFNTNDESEGATVTRVAQGEYLIEGVLGFNADAGWGGIDGGIEIPLDVNKQPLIRVDSEVNKDGSILVKTYHRTHPNAPKFARNDIDGYNDGDPIDIPSDRFISVRVQMPEQSIYNVRMREMEEVQKVEEERRQKEEEMKEKFGLGKNDVLL from the coding sequence ATGATATACACAACAGGCACTGTTAGCACAGTGTCGGGGTCTGCTATTGTCCGCGGAACTGGCACTAAATTTAAAAATAATAATCCCGCCATTAATATCGGAATGACAATTTTAATTAAATCAGGAAATACTAATATTCCCTACATGATTAAATCCGTTAATTCCGACACTGAATTAGTATTAGCACAACCTGCATTAGCAACGACTACTAACACCACATTCTCAATTCATATTACTGAGCCCGATAATAATAGTGATGCAGCTAGAACCATGGTTGCTATAAATGCATACACGCAATATTTTCTCGATGCGATGAATACGTGGATGACTGAAACAGGGCAAACAAAAATTGAGATGCCAAACGGTGAAGTTATCACGCTCGATAGCATTAAGAAGATGCAGGGGGATATTAGTAAAAAAGCGGATGATAATAAAACAGTACATATTGGGGATTTTGGTGTTGGTGCTGTAAACAGACTGAATGCTAAAAATTTAAATGAGGTCATAATTGCGGGCGATTATCAGCAAGATGCAACTAATGAGGCCACACTTGAGAGAAATTATCCAATAAAAGAAGCCGGCGCATTAAGAGTGGCTCAAACCGTTGGTGGCTGGGCGTTGGGTGGTTGCATTCAGGAATACACTACATATCTATCAGCAAGAAAATTTATTAGAGTTAGGGTATCAGTTGACTGGTATCCATGGGAAGAAATGCCAAATCGACATACAAGTGAGACTCAACGATTTAACGGTCAGCTAATGTCGTACAACGGAATATTTAGCTCAGATAAAAATAACCCAAATGACTATTTTGGTTTTCTAAAAGCAATAAGAGGGAATCAGTACGGAATATACTCAAATGTTAGTGGTGTGGGTGGTTTTACTGTAAAAATACCGCAGAAATCAGGGGAGATGATGCTCGTTGGTGATCATGGCGTTGGTGGTAAGGCTGGTTATGTAACTGACTCTGATTTGAAGGATCCATTAAGGGGTTCTTATTTCTTTTCTCAAGGAGCTAATGTTGGAAGTAATTATTTTGGCTCATATGGCTCAGGGATTTCCTTGCAATACGATAATAATATATCGTTTAAGTTTTTTGTTGCGGGGAACGGAATTACCATTACTGAGTGCCTGAATGCAGGAAATCAGAGAAGAAATGTGTTGTGGGGCAGTGTTAATACAACACTGGATTCAAATGGCTTTATCAAAAGAGCTTCCCCTATTATCGACATCAATCCCGACGGCACATTCAACACTAACGATGAATCAGAAGGCGCTACGGTTACTCGAGTAGCTCAAGGTGAGTATCTCATTGAAGGAGTTCTTGGGTTTAACGCTGACGCAGGCTGGGGTGGTATCGATGGTGGTATTGAAATTCCACTCGATGTCAATAAACAGCCACTTATTCGGGTAGACTCTGAAGTTAACAAAGACGGTTCTATTCTCGTTAAAACTTATCACCGCACTCATCCTAATGCACCTAAGTTCGCTCGTAATGATATTGATGGTTACAACGACGGTGATCCGATTGATATTCCATCCGATCGTTTTATTTCAGTGCGTGTACAGATGCCAGAGCAATCAATCTATAACGTGAGAATGCGTGAGATGGAAGAGGTGCAGAAAGTGGAAGAGGAACGCAGACAAAAGGAAGAGGAGATGAAAGAGAAATTTGGGTTAGGTAAGAATGACGTATTACTTTAA
- a CDS encoding tail assembly protein, giving the protein MATNDALNLALPRLATFRFYGNLQRFGRRFDLNVNTASEGLHALFIQIPALRLAIREGWYQVRIAGTDISPQEVHQKFNETLPDNAVVHIVPKLSGAKNVGVFQFVAGAALFSLGWWGPAWISATVATSLMAGGAAMMIGGVAQMLIPAPKPPNLSRGDEEKGNTYFSNLDNAVAQGMPVPIAYGEIMCGSRVISQSVEIMDDSDGEDIDAGKHGG; this is encoded by the coding sequence ATGGCAACGAATGACGCACTCAATTTGGCGTTACCGCGATTGGCAACCTTCCGATTTTACGGGAATTTGCAACGATTTGGACGTCGCTTTGATTTAAATGTGAATACCGCCTCTGAAGGGCTTCACGCGCTTTTTATTCAAATCCCCGCATTACGCCTCGCCATTCGTGAGGGTTGGTATCAAGTCCGTATTGCGGGTACCGATATTTCCCCGCAAGAAGTTCACCAAAAATTCAATGAAACCTTACCTGATAACGCGGTCGTCCATATTGTTCCTAAATTATCAGGGGCTAAAAACGTCGGCGTTTTTCAGTTTGTTGCGGGTGCTGCTTTATTTTCATTGGGATGGTGGGGACCTGCGTGGATCTCCGCAACAGTGGCGACTTCTTTGATGGCAGGTGGTGCGGCCATGATGATTGGTGGTGTCGCTCAAATGCTGATCCCCGCACCTAAACCCCCTAATTTATCTCGTGGTGATGAAGAAAAAGGCAATACCTATTTTAGTAATCTTGATAACGCAGTTGCACAAGGGATGCCGGTGCCCATTGCGTATGGCGAAATTATGTGTGGTTCACGCGTCATTTCACAATCTGTTGAAATTATGGATGACAGTGACGGCGAAGATATCGATGCCGGCAAACACGGCGGTTAA
- a CDS encoding phage minor tail protein L, which translates to MQHIPPEMRISVTELSSTDALLELYEFDLTKIGGIRYRFFDGLNQRKEPLIWQGNTYEPYPVKGEGFTFNGKGPSGRPTITLSNLFGLITGIASQLDSAIGGLVVRRIVSTQFLDAVNFPHGNPNADPSQEIVTRWIIEQMTSLNSVTATFMLATPSETDGLMLPGRVILSDICPWGYRSEECGYKGPPVADEWGNPTTDPLKDKCGKRLSDCKLRKNESRIGAFVSTSRIGNS; encoded by the coding sequence ATGCAACATATTCCTCCTGAAATGCGAATTAGTGTTACCGAACTCTCCTCAACTGATGCTTTGCTTGAGCTTTACGAATTTGATTTAACTAAAATAGGCGGTATTCGGTACCGCTTTTTTGATGGACTCAATCAACGTAAAGAGCCGTTAATCTGGCAAGGAAATACCTATGAACCTTACCCTGTGAAAGGTGAGGGATTTACCTTTAATGGCAAAGGCCCATCAGGGCGACCCACTATTACATTGTCGAATTTATTCGGGCTGATTACAGGGATTGCCAGTCAGCTAGATAGTGCAATTGGTGGGCTGGTGGTGCGTCGCATTGTCAGCACCCAATTTTTAGATGCGGTAAATTTTCCTCATGGCAATCCTAATGCCGACCCATCACAAGAGATTGTGACACGTTGGATCATTGAGCAGATGACCAGTTTAAATTCAGTAACCGCTACCTTTATGTTGGCGACCCCCAGCGAAACTGACGGATTAATGCTTCCTGGTCGTGTGATTTTGTCAGATATCTGCCCTTGGGGATATCGTTCAGAAGAATGCGGATACAAAGGGCCTCCTGTTGCCGATGAATGGGGAAATCCAACCACCGATCCATTAAAAGACAAATGCGGTAAACGCCTTAGTGATTGTAAATTAAGGAAAAACGAATCACGTATAGGCGCGTTTGTCTCAACTTCCCGTATAGGTAATAGTTAA
- a CDS encoding C40 family peptidase, with translation MIEQAILAQAKEQAPLEACGLLISTAQGEQYLPCVNQHADPKNHFTISFDDFIRAEQQGEVIAVVHSHPDGQQYLSTLDRQLQVNSALPWWVVCDEKIHCYQPVPHLLGRQFIHGSTDCYGLFRDAYHLAGHELPDFERHDNWWRQGKELYLDNMANSGFRQVKKEAQPGDIILCCYASSRANHAGIYLGNQTILHHIPNQLSKREEYNERWQRMTHSIWRYRDWQPSDFTGICNDLDVALI, from the coding sequence ATGATTGAACAAGCAATTTTGGCGCAGGCAAAAGAGCAAGCGCCCTTAGAGGCGTGTGGATTATTGATAAGTACCGCGCAGGGTGAACAGTATTTACCTTGCGTTAATCAGCACGCTGATCCGAAAAACCATTTCACAATTTCTTTTGATGATTTTATTCGAGCCGAACAGCAGGGCGAGGTGATCGCGGTTGTACATAGTCACCCTGACGGACAACAGTATCTCAGTACATTAGACCGCCAATTGCAGGTGAACAGCGCATTGCCGTGGTGGGTGGTCTGTGATGAAAAAATTCACTGTTATCAGCCAGTGCCTCATCTATTAGGTCGCCAATTTATTCATGGCTCAACAGATTGTTATGGGTTGTTTCGTGATGCTTACCATTTAGCTGGGCATGAATTGCCTGATTTTGAGCGACATGATAATTGGTGGCGACAAGGTAAAGAGTTGTACCTCGACAATATGGCGAACAGTGGTTTTCGGCAGGTCAAAAAAGAGGCGCAACCCGGCGATATTATTTTGTGTTGTTATGCCAGCTCTCGCGCTAACCACGCAGGGATCTATTTAGGCAATCAAACGATTTTGCATCACATTCCAAACCAACTGAGTAAACGCGAGGAGTATAACGAACGATGGCAACGAATGACGCACTCAATTTGGCGTTACCGCGATTGGCAACCTTCCGATTTTACGGGAATTTGCAACGATTTGGACGTCGCTTTGATTTAA
- a CDS encoding AAA family ATPase — translation MLIELSITNYKSIAEKQTFSMSASKLTDLKDNVFTLMEPNVIELLKTAAMYGANASGKSNFLEAMHTICEIVVESASGYKESDPLPISQYKLDEELLSSPSEFEVTFISDSVRYQFGFSATKERIISEWLFSFPYGRARTLYQREWDNETYNYKTYFGQELKGDKSVWTRSTRSNALLLSTAVLLNSEQLLPVYRWFERKVKFSSSKGWGVAFTAESCLNGKKERILKALRNADTGIDNIEVKKRKFDLNDLPSDMPKELKSFLSKEAEGSEAIEVMTYRKNKKGDLVKFDLSEESDGTTRLFGFLGPWIDSLNAGNILFIDELHNSLHPKMVEYLVKLFNNPSTNPNNAQLIFTTHETSILKQNVFRRDQIWFSEKLNNETSIYPLTDFVVRKGSEDLEASYLAGKFGALPFIGDDDV, via the coding sequence ATGTTAATCGAATTGTCAATTACTAACTATAAATCAATCGCAGAAAAGCAAACATTTTCAATGTCTGCAAGCAAGCTAACTGATTTGAAAGATAATGTGTTCACGTTAATGGAGCCAAATGTAATTGAACTTTTAAAAACAGCTGCTATGTATGGCGCTAATGCATCTGGTAAATCAAATTTTCTTGAGGCTATGCATACGATTTGTGAAATCGTTGTTGAGTCAGCATCTGGCTATAAAGAAAGCGATCCACTTCCTATTAGTCAATATAAATTAGACGAAGAGCTTTTATCTTCTCCTAGTGAATTTGAAGTTACATTTATTTCTGATAGCGTTAGATACCAGTTTGGGTTTTCAGCTACTAAAGAAAGAATTATTTCTGAATGGTTGTTTTCTTTCCCTTATGGACGAGCGAGGACTTTGTACCAAAGGGAGTGGGATAATGAGACTTATAACTATAAAACCTATTTTGGTCAGGAATTAAAAGGGGATAAAAGTGTTTGGACTCGCTCGACAAGAAGTAATGCGTTACTTTTATCTACAGCCGTTTTATTAAATAGTGAACAGTTACTTCCTGTATATAGATGGTTTGAGAGGAAGGTTAAATTTAGCTCTAGTAAAGGATGGGGGGTAGCATTTACTGCTGAGAGTTGTTTGAATGGTAAAAAAGAAAGAATTCTTAAAGCATTAAGAAATGCAGATACGGGGATTGACAACATTGAAGTAAAAAAACGTAAGTTTGACCTTAATGATCTCCCATCTGATATGCCAAAGGAACTAAAAAGCTTTTTATCTAAAGAGGCCGAAGGATCGGAAGCTATCGAGGTGATGACATATAGAAAAAATAAAAAAGGTGATTTAGTTAAATTTGATTTGTCAGAGGAATCAGATGGAACGACAAGGCTTTTTGGTTTTCTTGGTCCATGGATCGATAGTTTAAATGCTGGAAATATTTTATTTATTGATGAATTACATAATAGCTTACATCCTAAAATGGTAGAATACTTGGTTAAGTTATTTAATAATCCCTCAACAAACCCTAATAATGCACAATTAATTTTTACTACACATGAAACATCGATTTTAAAACAAAATGTATTTAGAAGAGATCAAATTTGGTTTTCTGAAAAACTTAATAATGAAACATCAATTTATCCATTAACTGACTTTGTAGTTAGAAAAGGTAGTGAGGATTTAGAAGCGTCGTATTTAGCTGGAAAATTTGGAGCTCTTCCTTTCATTGGTGATGATGATGTCTGA
- a CDS encoding phage tail protein, whose amino-acid sequence METFKWKVKPDMKKEFEPRVKSVKFGDGYEQRRPDGINNNLKKYNVTLIYINSESLQIESFLEKHAGVTAFLWKPPHQSDLVKVLCRKWSYSVGMIRTEIMAEFEQVLL is encoded by the coding sequence ATGGAAACATTTAAGTGGAAAGTTAAACCTGATATGAAAAAGGAGTTTGAGCCTCGAGTAAAATCAGTGAAATTTGGCGATGGCTATGAACAGCGTCGCCCTGATGGTATTAATAATAATCTAAAAAAATACAATGTAACGCTGATCTATATAAATAGTGAAAGTTTGCAGATTGAATCATTTTTAGAAAAACATGCTGGTGTTACCGCATTTTTATGGAAGCCACCTCATCAATCAGATCTAGTTAAGGTACTATGTCGAAAATGGTCGTATTCAGTTGGGATGATTAGAACTGAAATAATGGCTGAATTTGAACAGGTTTTATTGTAA